A window of Syngnathus acus chromosome 17, fSynAcu1.2, whole genome shotgun sequence genomic DNA:
TGCGTTCCATTTTTAAGGTCTTACCGACGTGACGTGCATGTGTCGTCTGAACTCATCCATAGTCCCGTTGGAGATGGTCATATCTCGAAACATCCCTTCCAATTTCGAGGTGAACTGACATCCGCATTCCGTCTGCAAAGAGCAAAGAGCGTGAGCCCAGAGACCGGACGCCAAGACCTTGTCTTACTTTGAGCTTGGAGATCATGCTCTTCTCTAAATCGTCCGACACGCTCTTGTTGCTCAGCAGTCTCCGGCCCAGGTGTTGCTTGTAGTACCTTTCAAACACATCCTTCTCCTGGAGGAACCTGAACAACACCATGGTCTTGTCTAGAATCAACTCCACCTCCTGTTCTGTCAACTTAATAAGGACACCAAAGAAATATTAGAACTAGCATTTTCCCCATGACAGATTTGTGATACTTCCACGGGCGTACCCCTCGAACTCCTTTCTTGAGTTTATCGTCGATGAAGAGCGAGAGGTACTCGGGTGAGCGAGAGTTGAGATTGAGGAAATACTCAAAGTCTCCCGCTATGGTTTGCTTGAATAGTTTGTCATTGTTGAACGATTCGTGGAGGAAACGGTCAAACATCATCTTCAGGTTCAGCAGGCCCTGTTCAGGAAACAGACAAAATACTCGAGTCTGGTTTTTAGATGCGTCCCCGATCGGTATACCTGGATGTAGTCGACTGGATTCTTGCCCTCTCCTTCTTCTGACACCAGAGCCCGGCCTTGTTCTCTCAAGTACAAGCTCATACAATCgcacattgtttttaaacCATTAGGGACACGGCTGAACAGCTTGTACATGCATAAAAGGTCTGCGGGTCAAAGTAAGGACAAAGGTCACGGGTATACCCAGCTTCACATCTGGAAACATTTCCAAAGCCACTCTACCTTCTGTGATGCGATTCTGCAACATGTGGACCATGCCCGAGTTCTCCATCTCCAGGATGGTTTTCATGTGTTTTGTTATCAGCTCCCTTTCCACCACCTTGACAATGGACTCCTCGGTCGATTTGTCCAAACAATGTTGGACGCGCTCGATTTCCTCGTTGATTCTGGCCTCCACCCTCTTAATGTAGATGCTGGTGCTGTTTTCCGCCAGAAACCTTTGGCTTTCCATCTAAGCGGGCCGACCGATACGGGGGGTTACTTAATAGACCTAGAGAGGGCACGGGGCACCCGGACGGGACTCACCTGGTAGAATTCGGCTGACATTTCCAAGAAAGGACGCTCAAAGTCTTCTTCGTATACAATCCTGCTGTCCAGGCCGAGGACCATCAGCATCTGGCAGGTGTTTCTGATGGATCCCCTGCAATTCAAATATTTCCCGTCAACAATAAGGCAGGACTCTAAAGAGAACGCACCATGGGAAATAAACTCCTAATAGTCCTCCATACCTGTCTACAACTTCTCCCCTTCTTTCTCGTTTAATCATGTCCAGTAGTGTCTGCCATAGATGTTCTCGAATGCAGCTGTAGTGGACCACCTGGTCTCTGAATACGATGACGCTGAGGTTGTACACGTTCTCCACGCTGTTTTGCTGAACATAAACTCGGTCCTGGGATTGCAGAATAAATTCAAGTTATCCAACAAGAGCTTCTGCTcagcccacaaaaaaaaaaaacttcacaaGGTTGGCCAAGCTGGAGATACAAAATCTTTTTGCCATTGTAGAAGAATGAAAATCAGATCAAAGCTTCATAAAAAGGCCACCACATTCTTAACTTCCTACCATGTACATGAGGATGTCTCTGATCATGACGGTGGCAGTTTGATGGTCATTCCACTCTTGATTTAAGATTTGCAGAAATTTGTTATTTAGACATTTCAGGACGTCTTGTCGTACCTGTCAAAAGCGATATACCGTATGAATCAATGGCGGGTTCATACACACATTCACAagggtttcttttttactttgttgaTGAGATGCTCTGTGACCACCTCCCGCAGGCCCATGTAGAGCTTCTCCCCGTGCTTGTGCAGCACCATGGTGTAGGCATTCCTGTACAGTTCTTCGAAGCTCAGCCCACTGTTGTTCTTCCTCTGGATCTCCTGGATGGCATTCTTTAACAGGGACCAGATGCTCTCCACATATTTCTCATCCATTGTCATCTATAGTGAACAGGTGAGATGACATAACtagctgattttatttttattttatcaagaataaaataataaataatataaataataataaataattctgACAAATTAATGTTTGAACCTGAGAAgctaatttgatttttttctttttttttagtataaaTGACAGCCCCTGGAGTCAATGTGCTACTTCTCTGCCTTACGCACTgaaaaattcattttgtaGAATCCACATTATAGACAGGGGAGACTTGACAATAGATTTGCTCCCAATCTGGCAATCTTTAAGTCATTTCTTACAATCATCATGGCAAGCTTTGAGCTTGacttattttggttttatataTAGTTTGTCTTGTCAGAGGCGACAACTCACGAATATGGCTGGCATGGTGTTGTTCCTGTTTGTGGCAGCTTTTTGCTTGTCACAAGTAGGTATCGTATTCTTTTTCACATGCCAGTGGGGAACTTGCTTGCACGTTTATTTTAGTTGCCTGGGAGCACATACTTACTGGGAAAGCGCGTATCCTCATTTTGGCTTCTTTCTTGGTCTCGCACCTAACATTGGCCATGATTATTCTCATGGACAAGTGACGCTCCCAAATAATAAGAGACCGCACAAGATGCGTCTGGGGGCTAGCTTTGTATAAGGACGCGCGCTGATCCGATATTCTGCCTTTGTTACAAACGACATTATGACGTCATAAACTAGTGTTGTCGAAAGATTATtacgtaataataataataataataattcattacatttgtatagcgcttttcaaaaacccaaagacgcttacgtAGTGCTGCCTCTTTTTGGGGGGCCATAATTAAAAATGTCGCAACATGGAAGAATCGTTCTCAGCAAATACAattcattatatttattttgggggggggcaacaacaacaacaacaacaacaacaacaacaacaacaacaacaacacaactaAAGCAACTAAATAAACGTCCCAACAAATCCGACCGATGACGTAATGTAACACAGGTACTTCTCGCGAGATTTCACTTGTCAGAGTGTCAGGCGTCAGGAAGCCAAACTGCAGTCGCTTgcggaataaaaacaaaactacaaaaaatTGGTAAGCATTTTTACTAGCAACTACTGCAGACTGTTAAAACTATAAGAAGCCTCGCatataggaaaataaaaatgtcagcatGTAAGCAACGTGCGCACAAAACGAGAATTTGAGGCCAGGTTTAAAAGACGCACTACTCAGGCCACTTATTTGTGCTCCGAAAAGTCATGGGCGTAAGAGATCCTAATTAATAATATTGATATCaagttaaataaacaaattgagTTGACCCTAGAAATGGCACACTAGAAGTACTGCAGAGCACGtgtttctcaaactttttatgCCAATTAAGTACGTACCACCTAAAAATGACTTAGCTCTCCATATTAGATTCGTGTTTATCAAAAACAGGCCAGAGGCTTGACCGTACCAAAGTAAATATTTAACAAGGCAttcttaaatatttgattgttgGGTGAAAAGCAAATGTAGGGTACTCAAAAGTTAAATAAATCGGAACCGCA
This region includes:
- the LOC119136942 gene encoding cullin-3-B-like, giving the protein MTMDEKYVESIWSLLKNAIQEIQRKNNSGLSFEELYRNAYTMVLHKHGEKLYMGLREVVTEHLINKVRQDVLKCLNNKFLQILNQEWNDHQTATVMIRDILMYMDRVYVQQNSVENVYNLSVIVFRDQVVHYSCIREHLWQTLLDMIKRERRGEVVDRGSIRNTCQMLMVLGLDSRIVYEEDFERPFLEMSAEFYQMESQRFLAENSTSIYIKRVEARINEEIERVQHCLDKSTEESIVKVVERELITKHMKTILEMENSGMVHMLQNRITEDLLCMYKLFSRVPNGLKTMCDCMSLYLREQGRALVSEEGEGKNPVDYIQGLLNLKMMFDRFLHESFNNDKLFKQTIAGDFEYFLNLNSRSPEYLSLFIDDKLKKGVRGLTEQEVELILDKTMVLFRFLQEKDVFERYYKQHLGRRLLSNKSVSDDLEKSMISKLKTECGCQFTSKLEGMFRDMTISNGTMDEFRRHMHVTSASLCGVDLTVRVLTTGYWPTQSATPRCTIPLSPQHAFEVFRRFYLAKHSGRQLTLQHHMGGADLIATFYGALKKDDGSEASSGGAHVNGSNARKTILQVSTFQMTILMLFNQRECYTFEEIHHETDIPRWELVRALQSLACGKPTQRVLTKEPKSKEIENGHLFTVNDHFTAKVHRVKIQTVAAKQGESDPERKETQQKVDDDRKVMIEAAIVRIMKSRKKIQHNVLVAEVTQQLQTRFLPSPVVIKKRIEGLIEREYLARTPEDRNMYTYIA